A genomic window from Ilyobacter polytropus DSM 2926 includes:
- a CDS encoding MFS transporter produces MKDKNKMLLILGSMAFLANGDNYAAAPLLINISKDLNLTLSTAAMSVTAYMLAFGIFTLLFGPLSDRFGKVRVINTAAIGTAIFSILGATTFNLSSLIFFRAMNGAFGAGIFPVTIALIGESFDPEDRQKALGKLMGFMFLGAATASAIGGAIAYFGSWRIVYLIYGVGELILAIMMLKVLERDKPVVDRLNFFSAYKNALTNYRFMRTVIMVFLVGFSVFGSFTYSGKLIQELTGYNILSVGLILSVFGIGTVIGGRIAPEMRKMLRNGFLVISGLIGGLSMFVLSVFKNIWILSLGLFGFGLAFVCIQSTLILMAQEKLPKMKGTAMSVVSFNLFVGGAIGTSANGVIMESHGITKIFNNNSYIILTVGILTFIFVARFEMRKNNSTVT; encoded by the coding sequence ATGAAAGATAAAAATAAAATGCTTTTAATCTTAGGATCAATGGCTTTTTTGGCCAACGGAGACAATTATGCTGCCGCTCCTCTGCTCATTAATATATCAAAAGATTTAAACCTTACTTTGAGCACAGCTGCCATGTCAGTTACTGCATATATGCTAGCATTTGGTATTTTTACATTATTATTTGGGCCTTTATCTGACAGATTTGGTAAAGTAAGGGTCATAAATACAGCAGCAATAGGGACAGCTATATTTAGTATTTTAGGAGCTACAACATTCAATTTATCCTCACTAATATTTTTCAGGGCAATGAATGGTGCTTTTGGAGCAGGTATCTTTCCTGTCACAATAGCCCTGATCGGAGAAAGTTTTGATCCTGAAGACAGACAAAAAGCTCTGGGAAAACTAATGGGATTTATGTTCCTCGGAGCAGCCACTGCAAGTGCCATAGGAGGAGCAATAGCCTATTTCGGATCTTGGAGAATAGTTTATCTCATATACGGTGTAGGTGAGCTAATACTGGCTATAATGATGCTTAAAGTATTAGAAAGAGATAAGCCGGTGGTAGACAGGCTTAACTTTTTCTCAGCATACAAAAATGCACTTACCAACTATAGATTTATGAGAACAGTTATTATGGTATTCTTAGTTGGATTCAGTGTATTCGGAAGTTTTACATACTCGGGAAAATTAATCCAGGAGCTAACTGGTTATAATATTCTAAGTGTCGGGCTAATTCTCTCTGTATTTGGCATAGGAACTGTTATAGGAGGGAGAATTGCACCTGAAATGAGAAAAATGCTTAGGAATGGTTTTCTAGTTATTAGCGGACTGATAGGTGGTCTGTCAATGTTTGTATTATCTGTATTTAAAAATATATGGATATTATCACTTGGTCTTTTTGGCTTCGGTCTTGCATTTGTCTGCATACAATCGACTTTAATTTTGATGGCACAGGAAAAACTTCCGAAAATGAAAGGAACAGCAATGTCAGTAGTGTCATTCAACCTTTTTGTGGGAGGAGCAATCGGAACATCGGCCAATGGAGTCATTATGGAATCACATGGAATCACAAAAATATTCAACAATAATTCCTACATAATTTTAACAGTTGGAATATTGACATTTATATTTGTAGCACGTTTCGAAATGAGAAAAAATAATTCTACTGTTACATAG
- a CDS encoding ABC-F family ATP-binding cassette domain-containing protein: MIATSNLSMSFGGRKLFEDVNVKFTPGNCYGLIGANGAGKSTFVKILSGELDPTEGEVIFDKKKSMAVLKQDHFAYEENAVLDVVLMGHEELYSIKKEQEELYSKPDATEEDYARAGELTDRIEELDGWSAETNAEKILMGLGIGADLHTKMMKELTEGEKVKVLLAQAIFGDPDVLLLDEPTNGLDIMAISWLENFLMTLENTTVIVISHDRHFLNKVCTHIADVDYGKVKMYVGNYDFWYESNQLMVTLINNKNKKLEQKRAELKDFIARFSANASKSKQATSRKKQLENLQLEDMQVSNRKYPFIEFKAERESGNNILKVENLTKTIDGVKVLDNISFTINPKDKVILLSKNDIVKTTLLSILAGEIEPDSGSYTWGVTTTQAYMPRDNSKFFEGSDLALIDWLRQYSPDQHDSFVRGFLGRMLFSGEESFKKVNVLSGGEKVRCMLSRMMLTGSNVLLFDNPTDHLDLESITSLNKSLVKFDETILFAAHDHEFIQTVANRIIEVTPNGILDKLMEYDDYIQDEAIQERLEQLYG; encoded by the coding sequence ATGATCGCAACAAGTAACCTTTCAATGAGTTTTGGAGGAAGGAAGCTTTTCGAAGATGTAAATGTAAAATTTACTCCTGGGAATTGCTATGGATTAATAGGTGCAAATGGTGCCGGTAAATCAACTTTTGTAAAAATACTTTCTGGAGAACTAGACCCTACTGAGGGAGAAGTTATTTTTGACAAGAAAAAAAGTATGGCAGTATTAAAGCAGGATCACTTTGCTTATGAAGAAAACGCTGTTTTAGATGTTGTACTAATGGGTCACGAAGAGTTATACTCAATAAAAAAAGAACAGGAAGAATTATACTCCAAGCCTGATGCAACTGAAGAAGATTATGCTAGGGCAGGAGAGCTAACTGATAGAATAGAAGAGCTAGATGGTTGGTCAGCAGAAACAAATGCAGAAAAAATACTAATGGGATTAGGTATAGGGGCTGATCTTCATACTAAAATGATGAAAGAACTCACAGAGGGAGAAAAAGTAAAAGTTCTCCTAGCTCAGGCTATATTTGGTGATCCAGATGTACTACTACTTGACGAGCCTACCAACGGACTTGATATCATGGCGATCTCTTGGCTTGAAAATTTTCTTATGACCCTTGAGAATACTACTGTTATAGTTATATCCCATGACAGACACTTTTTAAACAAGGTGTGTACTCATATCGCAGACGTTGATTATGGTAAGGTAAAAATGTATGTAGGTAACTATGACTTCTGGTATGAGTCAAATCAGCTTATGGTAACACTTATAAATAACAAAAACAAAAAACTTGAGCAAAAGAGAGCCGAATTAAAAGACTTTATCGCCAGGTTTAGTGCCAATGCTTCAAAGTCAAAACAGGCAACTTCCAGAAAGAAGCAGCTAGAAAATCTTCAGTTAGAAGATATGCAGGTTTCCAACAGAAAGTATCCGTTTATAGAGTTTAAAGCAGAGAGAGAATCTGGAAACAACATTCTAAAAGTAGAAAACCTTACTAAAACCATTGATGGAGTAAAAGTACTAGACAACATAAGCTTTACAATAAATCCTAAGGACAAAGTTATTCTCCTTTCTAAAAATGATATAGTAAAAACTACACTTCTATCTATACTGGCAGGGGAGATAGAGCCAGATAGCGGAAGTTATACTTGGGGAGTTACAACAACTCAGGCTTATATGCCTAGAGACAACTCAAAATTCTTTGAAGGTTCCGACCTCGCATTAATTGACTGGTTGAGACAGTACTCTCCAGACCAGCATGATTCCTTTGTAAGAGGATTTCTAGGAAGAATGCTTTTCTCAGGAGAAGAATCTTTTAAGAAAGTAAATGTTCTCTCTGGAGGAGAGAAAGTAAGATGTATGCTTTCTAGAATGATGCTTACAGGATCCAATGTACTATTATTTGATAACCCTACAGATCACTTGGATCTAGAGTCCATTACATCTTTGAACAAGTCACTTGTTAAATTTGACGAAACAATCTTGTTTGCCGCTCATGACCATGAGTTTATACAAACTGTAGCAAACAGAATAATTGAGGTCACTCCTAACGGAATACTTGATAAACTAATGGAATATGATGACTATATTCAAGATGAGGCTATACAAGAAAGATTAGAACAGCTTTACGGATAG
- the trxA gene encoding thioredoxin TrxA, whose product MIQLEKDTFEEKVLENKGLVLVDFWSDKCEDCKALLPHVEELSEEFGDKIKFTKFNTIGAMKVAIKQKVLGLPTVAIYKDGEKIYELVKENATKENIKKMINEVL is encoded by the coding sequence ATGATTCAATTGGAAAAGGACACATTTGAAGAAAAAGTTCTTGAAAACAAAGGACTTGTATTAGTTGACTTCTGGAGTGACAAGTGTGAAGATTGTAAGGCTCTCTTGCCCCATGTAGAAGAATTATCTGAGGAATTTGGAGATAAGATAAAATTTACAAAGTTTAACACCATTGGAGCCATGAAAGTTGCTATAAAACAAAAGGTATTGGGGCTTCCTACAGTGGCAATTTATAAAGACGGAGAAAAAATATATGAACTCGTTAAAGAAAATGCCACTAAAGAAAATATCAAAAAAATGATCAATGAAGTTTTGTAA
- a CDS encoding cobalamin B12-binding domain-containing protein, protein MKNPYSVPKGEAVSYASAIEYEKYIPEMTESVNFIMRNINSSENLIGDNPLSVMYENHIHHSKFMANIFKLNDYELLNNTLKWVLNSYISRGFKSEYFQKELDAWIKVINDTIDPNYSSDIIKIYQWMKSVVKFIEEDNKNIVDEIPFPFDSQWENIKNKFFNLLIKGDSTEALQFSKSIVHDRKSLENFYTKVITYSMYEIGLLWEKGQISVAQEHLATSIVMRIMSYLYMNFILIQANKGKAIITSSANELHEVGARIIADILELDGWNILYLGANTPNEELIKLIREEKPDFLGISVTMAFNLDNVKNLISNIRSQSDFNDLKILVGGYAFTFGGDSHKKIGADKISTSISETLETSRLWWRDKNESKYK, encoded by the coding sequence ATGAAAAACCCATACTCAGTTCCGAAAGGAGAAGCTGTTTCTTACGCTTCTGCTATAGAATACGAGAAATATATACCGGAAATGACTGAATCTGTAAACTTTATAATGAGAAATATCAATTCGAGTGAAAATTTAATCGGAGATAACCCATTGTCAGTCATGTATGAGAATCATATTCATCATTCTAAGTTTATGGCAAATATTTTCAAATTAAACGATTATGAACTTCTGAATAATACACTGAAGTGGGTATTAAACAGCTATATCAGCAGAGGATTTAAAAGTGAATATTTTCAAAAAGAGTTAGATGCTTGGATAAAGGTTATAAACGATACAATAGATCCGAATTATTCTTCAGATATAATTAAAATATACCAATGGATGAAATCTGTTGTAAAATTTATAGAAGAAGATAATAAAAATATAGTAGATGAAATCCCCTTTCCTTTTGATTCTCAATGGGAAAATATTAAAAATAAATTTTTTAACCTTCTAATCAAAGGAGACTCCACTGAGGCATTGCAGTTTTCAAAATCTATCGTACATGACAGAAAATCTCTTGAAAATTTTTATACAAAAGTTATAACATATTCTATGTATGAAATCGGTTTATTATGGGAAAAGGGTCAGATATCTGTCGCTCAGGAGCATCTTGCCACGTCTATAGTAATGAGAATAATGTCATATTTATATATGAATTTTATTTTGATCCAAGCCAACAAGGGAAAGGCTATAATCACATCATCTGCAAATGAACTTCACGAAGTTGGAGCAAGGATAATAGCCGACATACTTGAATTAGACGGGTGGAACATTTTATATCTTGGAGCCAATACCCCAAATGAAGAACTAATAAAACTAATAAGAGAAGAAAAACCTGATTTTCTTGGCATATCCGTTACTATGGCATTTAATCTAGATAATGTTAAAAATTTAATCTCAAATATAAGATCCCAGTCAGATTTTAATGACTTGAAAATTTTAGTAGGTGGATATGCATTTACATTTGGCGGAGATAGTCATAAAAAAATCGGTGCAGACAAAATTTCAACTAGCATAAGTGAAACTCTAGAAACCTCAAGATTGTGGTGGAGGGATAAAAATGAATCTAAATATAAATAA
- a CDS encoding flavodoxin family protein codes for MILGISGSPRQNRITDHAVKEVLANYHGETKFISLSGKQISGCISCLGCIEDNKCVVKDDFPEIAEAMVKAEAIVLGVPNYYDLPNALSHSLLERCFCFRHKSAFLLKNKPLVIISTGYSKDEENSQVLKIVEYFGKSNKMNVISKFLVGAYSQCYTCGAGMTCVDGNVVKNHGFVDKITCEMLPHEFDKQPESIKKCKNAGKILQDCLDKKQF; via the coding sequence ATGATTTTAGGAATATCTGGAAGTCCCAGACAAAACAGAATAACAGATCATGCAGTAAAAGAAGTACTCGCAAACTATCATGGAGAAACAAAATTTATATCTCTTTCTGGAAAACAGATATCAGGGTGTATTAGCTGTCTTGGATGTATCGAAGATAACAAGTGTGTAGTTAAAGATGATTTCCCAGAAATAGCAGAAGCTATGGTCAAGGCTGAGGCTATTGTTCTGGGAGTCCCAAATTACTATGACCTTCCTAATGCTCTTTCACACAGTTTATTAGAAAGATGTTTTTGTTTCCGTCATAAAAGTGCGTTTTTATTGAAGAATAAACCCCTTGTAATTATTTCCACTGGTTATTCTAAGGATGAAGAAAATAGTCAGGTACTTAAAATTGTTGAATACTTTGGAAAAAGCAATAAAATGAATGTGATTTCAAAGTTTTTAGTAGGGGCATATTCTCAATGTTATACTTGTGGAGCCGGAATGACCTGTGTTGATGGTAATGTGGTAAAAAATCATGGATTTGTGGACAAAATAACCTGTGAAATGCTGCCCCATGAATTTGATAAACAACCGGAATCAATAAAAAAATGTAAAAATGCAGGAAAAATCCTACAAGACTGCTTAGATAAAAAACAGTTTTAG
- a CDS encoding cyclase family protein, producing MKIVDLTHEIRENMPVFPGSECPKFESIGILEKDGFEEKKITIYSHTGTHMDAPKHIIPYGKGLDEFSADKFLGKGVVVDARGESSISLDLLIEYEEKIEKSDFILINTGWDRNWGKENYYNGFPCMTKKAAQWLSSKKIKGLGIDAISVDPVNSYELVNHNIFLKKEIVIIENLKIPEKLHGKKFLFSALPLKTENSDGSPIRAVAILDI from the coding sequence ATGAAAATAGTGGATCTTACACATGAAATCAGAGAAAATATGCCTGTATTTCCAGGGTCTGAATGTCCGAAATTTGAAAGTATAGGAATTTTGGAAAAAGACGGTTTTGAGGAAAAGAAAATAACAATTTATTCCCATACTGGAACTCACATGGATGCTCCTAAACACATAATTCCTTACGGTAAGGGTCTTGATGAATTTTCTGCAGATAAATTTTTAGGAAAAGGTGTAGTCGTTGATGCTAGAGGTGAAAGTAGTATAAGTCTTGATCTTTTAATCGAATATGAAGAAAAGATAGAAAAAAGTGACTTTATCCTTATAAATACAGGATGGGACAGAAACTGGGGAAAAGAAAATTATTATAACGGCTTTCCGTGTATGACAAAAAAGGCGGCCCAGTGGCTTTCTAGTAAAAAAATAAAAGGTCTAGGGATTGATGCTATATCTGTAGACCCTGTAAATAGTTATGAGCTCGTTAATCACAACATTTTCCTAAAAAAAGAGATTGTGATAATAGAAAATTTAAAAATACCTGAAAAACTTCATGGGAAAAAATTCTTATTTTCAGCTCTGCCCTTAAAAACAGAAAACTCAGACGGTTCCCCTATACGGGCAGTTGCCATATTGGATATATAA
- a CDS encoding DsbA family oxidoreductase, which translates to MKIEIWSDFVCPYCYLGEKKLEKALETFEDKENIEITFKSFQLNQNEVKHKQGNYYNFISNKYGIPYELAKERMDAIKNEASKVGLNYRYDIMIRNNTSLAHQAAKFAKDEGKEKIFVDRIFKGYFEEGADLGDLKNILFLAGEVGLNINKLENVLKEKSFLSEVTEDQEDASKLGINGVPFFIINDKIAVSGAQSIEHFKGALKKAAEM; encoded by the coding sequence GTGAAAATAGAAATCTGGTCTGATTTTGTATGCCCATACTGTTATTTGGGTGAAAAAAAACTGGAAAAGGCTCTTGAAACCTTTGAAGACAAAGAAAATATCGAAATAACCTTTAAAAGTTTTCAGTTAAATCAAAATGAAGTGAAACATAAACAGGGAAACTATTATAATTTCATATCCAATAAATACGGGATACCATATGAACTTGCAAAAGAACGTATGGATGCAATTAAAAATGAGGCTTCTAAAGTGGGGTTGAATTATCGATATGATATCATGATAAGGAATAATACCTCACTAGCTCATCAAGCTGCAAAATTTGCCAAGGATGAAGGAAAAGAAAAGATTTTTGTTGACCGTATATTTAAAGGATACTTCGAAGAGGGAGCAGACTTAGGTGATTTAAAAAATATATTATTTCTAGCTGGAGAAGTTGGTCTAAATATTAATAAGTTAGAAAATGTTCTAAAAGAGAAATCCTTTTTATCGGAGGTTACCGAGGACCAAGAGGATGCGTCAAAATTGGGAATTAACGGTGTCCCATTTTTTATAATTAATGACAAGATAGCTGTTTCAGGTGCACAGAGTATAGAACATTTCAAAGGAGCTTTAAAGAAAGCCGCTGAAATGTAG
- the trxB gene encoding thioredoxin-disulfide reductase — translation MNKEITIYSKNNCPYCVRAKMLLDSKKVNYTEINVEDHPEQREIMIKRSNGRKTFPQVLIGEFHVGGCDDLYALNDSKRLDPLLNLSETNSEAEHHNLAIVGSGPAGYTAAIYSARANLSPVLFTGREKGGQLTTTTDIENFPGFPNGINGVELMNSMEKQAENFGTKIIFGELTKVNLSQRPFTIYSGEKISTCDSLIIASGATAKYLNVPGESDYKGKGVSACATCDGFFYKDEEVAVVGGGDTAMEEASYLTKLCKKVYLIHRRDKFRASQAMQDRVKNNPKIEIIYNSSVQEISGDGKEMNTLKVKNNLDSSVRSLDVKGLFISIGHTPNTNFLEGQLPLDEKGYLKVNHNGASTEIPGVFACGDVIDSNYRQAITASGSGCKAAIDAERWLEENKL, via the coding sequence ATGAATAAAGAGATAACTATTTACAGTAAAAACAACTGCCCTTATTGTGTTAGGGCTAAAATGCTTTTGGATTCCAAAAAAGTAAACTATACGGAAATAAATGTAGAAGATCATCCAGAACAGCGTGAAATTATGATCAAAAGATCAAATGGCAGAAAGACTTTCCCACAGGTTTTAATTGGTGAATTTCATGTGGGCGGCTGTGATGACCTATATGCCCTTAATGATTCAAAAAGGTTGGACCCTCTTTTGAATCTAAGTGAAACGAATTCAGAAGCAGAACATCATAACCTCGCAATTGTAGGATCTGGGCCTGCTGGTTATACAGCTGCTATATACAGCGCCCGGGCAAACTTAAGTCCTGTTCTTTTTACTGGAAGAGAGAAAGGTGGGCAACTAACTACTACCACAGATATTGAAAATTTCCCAGGATTCCCCAATGGTATAAACGGGGTCGAGCTCATGAATTCAATGGAAAAACAGGCAGAAAATTTTGGAACTAAAATAATCTTTGGAGAACTTACCAAGGTTAATTTAAGCCAGAGACCTTTTACGATTTATAGCGGTGAAAAAATATCCACATGTGATTCGCTAATTATAGCAAGTGGAGCGACAGCTAAATATCTGAATGTACCTGGTGAGAGTGATTATAAAGGCAAGGGAGTCTCTGCCTGTGCAACTTGTGACGGTTTTTTCTATAAAGATGAAGAAGTGGCCGTAGTAGGTGGGGGAGATACTGCTATGGAAGAAGCCAGTTATCTGACTAAACTTTGCAAAAAAGTATATTTAATCCACCGTCGTGATAAATTTAGAGCCAGTCAGGCTATGCAAGACAGGGTAAAGAATAATCCTAAAATTGAAATCATATACAACAGTTCTGTCCAAGAGATAAGCGGTGACGGAAAAGAGATGAATACATTAAAGGTGAAAAATAATCTAGACAGTTCAGTTAGAAGTCTTGATGTAAAGGGTCTTTTTATATCCATCGGTCACACACCTAATACAAATTTTTTAGAAGGGCAGCTTCCCCTTGATGAAAAAGGTTATCTTAAAGTCAATCACAATGGTGCGTCAACAGAAATCCCAGGTGTTTTTGCCTGTGGAGATGTCATAGATTCCAATTACAGACAGGCTATAACTGCTTCTGGAAGTGGTTGTAAAGCCGCCATCGATGCAGAGCGTTGGCTTGAAGAAAATAAGCTATAA
- a CDS encoding haloacid dehalogenase type II, with amino-acid sequence MIKTVLFDMNETMLDLSLLKENFDKYFDDSYVLKYWFTKLLHTSTVIGAMDEYKNFGELAEVVLESLFYENNKIFTNEIKVEILGSFRNLPAYDDVPKALKLLKENKIRVVAVSNSSLEMIKEQLTNAGIINLFDTYYSVDSVKKYKPFKDIYQYAALKEETSVKNIVMVASHDWDLFGAKKAGFTTAYIKRKEEIFNPYYLEANIKEKNLVDLAKKIIDIK; translated from the coding sequence ATGATAAAAACTGTATTATTTGATATGAATGAGACAATGTTAGATTTAAGTTTACTCAAAGAAAATTTTGATAAATATTTTGATGATAGTTATGTGCTGAAATATTGGTTTACTAAATTATTACATACATCTACTGTAATAGGTGCCATGGATGAATACAAAAACTTCGGAGAATTAGCAGAAGTTGTTTTAGAAAGTTTGTTTTACGAAAATAATAAAATATTTACAAATGAAATTAAGGTCGAGATATTAGGCAGCTTCAGAAATTTGCCTGCATATGATGACGTTCCTAAAGCACTTAAGCTTCTCAAAGAAAATAAAATCAGAGTAGTGGCTGTATCTAATTCATCATTGGAAATGATTAAAGAACAACTTACAAATGCAGGAATAATAAATTTGTTTGACACTTATTACTCTGTGGATTCTGTAAAAAAATACAAGCCCTTTAAAGATATATACCAGTACGCAGCCCTTAAGGAAGAAACCTCTGTTAAAAATATCGTCATGGTTGCATCTCATGACTGGGATCTATTCGGAGCAAAAAAAGCAGGATTTACAACAGCTTATATAAAACGTAAGGAAGAAATATTTAACCCCTACTATCTTGAGGCAAATATAAAAGAAAAAAACCTAGTTGATTTGGCTAAGAAAATTATCGATATCAAATAA
- a CDS encoding cysteine-rich small domain-containing protein, translating into MDKKKASNYKFVQNSKCEYFPCHKIEETEKFNCLFCYCPLYMMGEECGGNFKYTEHGIKDCSQCSLPHIKEVGFDHIRGKMKTVINIVKDKHLKNIKK; encoded by the coding sequence TTGGATAAGAAAAAAGCTTCTAACTATAAATTTGTACAAAACAGTAAGTGCGAGTATTTCCCATGTCACAAAATCGAGGAAACAGAAAAATTCAACTGTTTGTTCTGTTATTGCCCTCTATACATGATGGGTGAAGAATGCGGGGGTAATTTCAAGTACACAGAACACGGAATAAAGGATTGTTCTCAGTGTAGCCTCCCTCACATAAAGGAAGTAGGATTTGACCACATTCGCGGTAAAATGAAAACTGTTATCAATATAGTCAAAGACAAACACCTAAAAAATATAAAAAAATAA
- a CDS encoding FAD-dependent oxidoreductase yields the protein MDKIYDVIIIGGGPAGLSAALYTSRSKLSTLILEKDKMGGQIVTTEEVANYPGSLFKTDEMETSGPKLVARMVKQAEHFGAEKIMKGVESLDFSGQIKKVITEDNTEFLGKTVIIATGAYSRKLGAPGEKALTGKGVSYCATCDADFFEDLEVFCIGAGYAAAEEAIYLTKFAKKVTIIAREPEFTCAKSIADQVMANPKIEVKFSSEVLEMRGDGILEEVTFRDNLTGETWDYVAEEDIGTFGIFVFIGYKPATDLFKGHINMDQWGYIPTDEFMATNIPGVYAAGDLRPKELRQVITAASDGAIAATAIEKYLTNFEI from the coding sequence ATGGATAAAATTTACGATGTTATTATAATCGGTGGTGGCCCGGCGGGCCTTTCAGCCGCCTTATATACTTCGAGGTCAAAGCTTTCCACACTGATCCTTGAAAAAGATAAAATGGGTGGTCAGATAGTAACTACAGAAGAGGTAGCAAACTATCCAGGATCACTATTTAAAACAGATGAGATGGAGACTTCAGGACCCAAATTAGTGGCTAGAATGGTAAAACAGGCAGAGCATTTTGGTGCTGAAAAAATTATGAAGGGAGTAGAGAGCCTGGATTTTTCCGGACAGATAAAAAAAGTTATAACAGAAGATAATACTGAGTTTCTGGGTAAAACAGTAATCATAGCCACAGGAGCATACTCAAGAAAACTTGGTGCTCCAGGGGAAAAAGCCCTTACTGGTAAGGGCGTATCTTACTGTGCTACCTGTGACGCTGATTTCTTTGAAGACCTGGAAGTATTTTGTATCGGAGCCGGATATGCTGCTGCCGAAGAAGCAATATACCTCACAAAATTTGCAAAAAAGGTAACTATTATCGCCAGAGAACCTGAGTTTACCTGCGCTAAATCAATCGCTGATCAGGTCATGGCAAACCCAAAGATAGAGGTTAAATTTAGCAGTGAAGTATTGGAGATGAGAGGTGACGGGATCTTAGAAGAGGTGACTTTCCGAGACAATCTAACTGGTGAAACTTGGGATTATGTTGCCGAAGAAGATATAGGGACATTTGGAATATTTGTATTCATAGGTTACAAGCCTGCCACAGATTTGTTTAAAGGGCATATTAACATGGACCAGTGGGGCTATATTCCTACAGACGAATTTATGGCTACGAATATACCTGGTGTATATGCCGCAGGAGACTTGAGACCCAAAGAACTGAGACAGGTAATAACTGCCGCTTCAGATGGTGCAATAGCCGCTACTGCCATAGAAAAATACCTGACAAATTTTGAGATATAA
- a CDS encoding peroxiredoxin-like family protein, producing the protein MKTLKEALEKRNSDKKKALPSETLEYMDKVTNDLKEAGYENNPLNVGDKIPDGQLLNHRGETVSISELLGNKPAIISFYRGTWCPYCNMELAFYDELLGEISEEKIAMFAVSPEKPDVTMESIEIEKLNFKVLSDIDNKFARKLNLLFKVPEKLQTIYDGFGIDLKRSQGNEEAELPIAATYIIDKNGVITNAWVDADYTKRAEPSEVIEAYKKML; encoded by the coding sequence ATGAAAACACTAAAAGAAGCTTTAGAAAAAAGGAATAGCGACAAGAAAAAAGCACTTCCAAGTGAAACATTAGAGTACATGGATAAAGTAACTAATGATCTAAAAGAAGCTGGCTATGAAAATAATCCTCTTAATGTTGGTGATAAGATACCAGACGGACAACTTTTAAATCACCGTGGTGAGACTGTTTCCATATCAGAACTGTTAGGCAACAAACCTGCTATAATAAGTTTCTACCGTGGAACATGGTGTCCTTACTGCAATATGGAGCTTGCTTTCTATGACGAACTTCTAGGAGAAATTAGTGAAGAAAAAATAGCAATGTTTGCTGTATCTCCAGAGAAGCCAGATGTTACAATGGAATCTATAGAAATTGAAAAACTTAATTTTAAGGTTTTAAGTGATATTGATAATAAATTTGCCAGAAAATTAAACTTACTTTTCAAAGTTCCTGAAAAGCTCCAGACTATATATGATGGTTTTGGTATAGATCTCAAGAGATCACAGGGAAATGAAGAAGCTGAGTTACCTATAGCTGCTACTTATATCATCGATAAAAACGGAGTTATTACCAATGCCTGGGTAGACGCTGACTATACAAAACGTGCTGAACCAAGTGAGGTTATCGAAGCTTATAAAAAAATGCTATAA
- a CDS encoding TetR/AcrR family transcriptional regulator, producing the protein MKNKKTRKDEIIKDSIDLMYLKGYNGTSVKDITDAAGIPKGSFYNYFEDKEQYAIDALNYYYDNNPVHKILLSTNKELEPLERIIKFFEKGIQNAVKKELKYGCFIGNLSQEMGDVTETISKTAADITKEIVLQVYKNLVEAHEKGDLKSNVDLKILASFIISSWQGSLVRMKMAANKTALDDFYTILTEVLLK; encoded by the coding sequence ATGAAGAATAAAAAAACGAGAAAAGACGAAATTATAAAGGATTCAATAGATTTAATGTATCTAAAAGGTTACAACGGTACAAGTGTAAAAGATATTACAGATGCTGCCGGTATTCCGAAGGGATCTTTTTATAACTATTTTGAAGATAAAGAACAGTATGCAATAGATGCCCTGAACTATTATTATGACAATAATCCTGTTCATAAAATTCTTTTATCAACAAATAAAGAGCTTGAACCTCTAGAAAGAATAATAAAATTCTTTGAAAAGGGAATACAAAATGCAGTGAAAAAAGAATTAAAATACGGTTGTTTCATAGGAAATCTAAGCCAGGAAATGGGTGATGTCACTGAAACAATATCAAAGACTGCTGCTGACATAACCAAAGAAATCGTATTGCAAGTTTATAAAAACTTGGTGGAAGCACATGAGAAAGGAGATCTAAAAAGTAATGTTGATCTAAAAATCTTGGCCAGTTTTATAATCAGCAGTTGGCAGGGATCACTAGTAAGAATGAAAATGGCAGCCAATAAAACTGCCTTAGATGACTTTTACACTATTTTAACCGAGGTCTTACTGAAGTAA